One region of Glycine max cultivar Williams 82 chromosome 9, Glycine_max_v4.0, whole genome shotgun sequence genomic DNA includes:
- the LOC112997764 gene encoding uncharacterized protein, with translation MANGGFPFQMPMLTKNNYDNWSIKMKALLGAQDVWDIVENGFEEQDEASLSQGVKETLKESRKRDKKALFLIYQSVDEDTFEKISNATTAKEAWDKLQTCNKGVEQVKKIRLQTLRGDFERFFMEESESIFDYFSRALAVVNQLKRNEKKDLKTMTIEQLMGSLQA, from the exons ATGGCGAATGGAGGTTTTCCTTTCCAAATGCCGATGCTCACAAAGAACAACTATGATAATTGGAGTATCAAGATGAAGGCGCTACTAGGAGCTCAAGATGTGTGGGATATCGTAGAGAATGGCTTCGAGGAGCAAGATGAAGCCTCGCTAAGCCAAGGTGTAAAGGAGACGTTGAAGGAGtcaagaaagagagacaagaAAGCTCTCTTTCTCATTTATCAATCGGTGGATGAAGATACATTTGAGAAGATATCCAACGCAACGACGGCCAAAGAAGCATGGGATAAGCTTCAAACTTGCAACAAAGGAGTTGAGCAGGTAAAAAAGATTCGTCTTCAAACTCTTAGAGGTGACTTTGAGCGTTTCTTTATGGAGGAGTCCGAGTcaatttttgattatttttctcgAGCATTGGCCGTAGTcaatcaacttaaaagaaatg aaaagaaggatTTAAAGACCATGACTATTGAGCAACTCATGGGTTCCTTACAAGCatag